Proteins co-encoded in one Podospora pseudoanserina strain CBS 124.78 chromosome 7 map unlocalized CBS124.78p_7, whole genome shotgun sequence genomic window:
- the bet5 gene encoding Trafficking protein particle complex subunit BET5 (EggNog:ENOG503P30X; COG:U) codes for MVVYSFYIFDRHTECIYSKSWLPPPAASSTDILPPTHSHPQQPPQPPPQQPTSNILTQKQSSDNAKLIFGTVFSLRNMVRKLGGSDDAFISYRTAQYKLHYYETASNLRFVMLTDVATLSMRNVLHQIYINLWVEYVVKNPLSPVEHKGGEGVRNELFELGLDQFVRGLM; via the exons ATGGTCGTCTACTCCTTCTACATCTTCGACCGGCACA cGGAATGCATCTACTCCAAATCCTggctccccccccccgccgcctcctccaccgacatcctcccccctacccactcccacccccaacaaccaccacaaccaccaccacaacaacccacctccaacatcctcacccaAAAACAATCCTCCGACAACGCCAAACTAATCTTTGGCACCGTCTTCTCCCTCCGAAACATGGTCCGCAAACTCGGCGGCTCCGACGACGCCTTTATCAGTTACCGAACCGCGCAGTACAAGCTCCACTACTACGAGACAGCCTCCAATCTGCGGTTCGTCATGCTGACTGACGTGGCGACGCTGAGCATGCGGAATGTGCTGCATCAAATATATATCAACCTGTGGGTGGAGTATGTGGTGAAGAACCCGCTCAGTCCGGTGGAACAcaaggggggtgagggggtgaggaatgAGCTTTTTGAGTTGGGGCTGGATCAGTTTGTtagggggttgatgtga